In one window of Chryseobacterium sp. JV274 DNA:
- the panB gene encoding 3-methyl-2-oxobutanoate hydroxymethyltransferase: MSVHKKEDKKKITTLQLKKMKEKGEKISVLTAYDYTTAKIIDEAGIDVIIVGDSASNTMIGNPTTLSITLDQMIYYTKSVVNGSKRALVIADMPFGTVSGNPLKSLDAAIRMMQETDANAIKIEGGAEIREDVKKIIDAGIPVMAHLGLMPQSINKYGTYAVRGKDEDEAKKLIEDCHLMEELGAFGILLEKIPADLATQISQQISIPTIGIGAGVGTDGQVLVIQDVMGMNKDFSPKFLRRYADLYTVMTEAAQHYIDDVKTMNFPAKTESY; encoded by the coding sequence ATGTCAGTTCATAAAAAAGAAGATAAGAAAAAGATTACCACGCTTCAATTAAAAAAAATGAAGGAGAAAGGCGAAAAAATAAGTGTTTTGACGGCTTATGATTATACTACTGCGAAGATCATTGATGAAGCAGGAATTGATGTAATCATTGTGGGAGATAGTGCATCCAATACAATGATCGGAAATCCAACGACATTAAGCATCACCTTAGACCAAATGATCTATTATACAAAATCAGTAGTGAATGGTAGCAAAAGAGCGTTGGTGATCGCTGATATGCCATTTGGAACCGTATCTGGAAATCCCTTGAAATCTCTTGATGCAGCTATCCGCATGATGCAGGAAACTGATGCAAATGCTATTAAGATTGAAGGTGGAGCAGAAATCAGGGAGGATGTAAAAAAAATAATTGATGCCGGTATTCCTGTAATGGCTCATTTAGGGTTAATGCCTCAATCTATCAATAAATATGGAACGTATGCTGTAAGAGGAAAAGATGAAGACGAAGCAAAAAAACTGATAGAAGATTGCCATTTAATGGAAGAATTAGGAGCATTTGGAATACTGCTTGAAAAAATACCTGCTGATCTTGCTACTCAAATTTCTCAACAAATATCTATCCCAACAATAGGAATCGGTGCGGGTGTAGGCACAGACGGACAGGTATTGGTTATACAGGATGTAATGGGAATGAACAAAGATTTTTCACCCAAATTTTTAAGGCGTTATGCAGACCTGTATACCGTAATGACAGAAGCTGCACAGCATTATATAGATGATGTAAAAACAATGAATTTCCCTGCCAAAACTGAGAGTTATTAA